A stretch of Verrucomicrobiota bacterium DNA encodes these proteins:
- a CDS encoding mandelate racemase/muconate lactonizing enzyme family protein, which yields MKIREIKCAGLRGATPEGGWSNELRPEDCVHTLVAVHTNEGLIGLGSVFTNDQLVRAALAVLEPLYRGENALEPERVSEKLHQNTFWLGRGGSITHTISGIDIALWDLLGKATGQPVGRLLGGRYRERVRPYASILMDQPEVLAGHLHKIKAQGFRAFKIGWGPFGRKSHTLDEAIVHAAREAVGPESLLMVDAGASDAFWPQGYKWALRTADMLANYDVFWFEEALVPDALNDYVELRRRAPLPIAGGEVLTRRQAFQPWLQAGAFDIVQPDVTKVGGISEERRIAWMAKENGVRFIPHGWNTAVGLAADLQLASAFPDTELVEYLTGSPFIDEIAGGGWRLDAEGMLAIPDKPGLGLELNREAVAKYTRGERLLD from the coding sequence AACGAACTTCGCCCCGAAGATTGCGTGCACACGCTCGTCGCCGTGCACACCAACGAAGGATTGATCGGCCTGGGCAGCGTGTTCACCAACGATCAACTCGTGCGGGCGGCGCTGGCGGTGCTCGAACCGCTTTACCGCGGCGAGAACGCGCTCGAACCCGAACGCGTCAGCGAGAAGCTCCACCAAAACACTTTCTGGCTCGGACGCGGCGGATCGATCACCCACACCATCAGCGGCATCGACATCGCGCTTTGGGATTTGCTTGGGAAGGCCACGGGCCAGCCCGTGGGGCGGCTGCTCGGCGGACGTTATCGCGAGCGCGTCCGGCCTTACGCGTCGATCCTCATGGATCAGCCCGAAGTGCTGGCCGGCCATTTGCACAAGATCAAAGCCCAAGGATTTCGCGCGTTCAAAATCGGTTGGGGACCGTTCGGACGCAAAAGCCACACACTCGACGAAGCTATCGTCCACGCGGCGCGCGAAGCGGTCGGGCCGGAGTCACTGCTCATGGTGGATGCCGGCGCCAGCGACGCGTTCTGGCCGCAAGGCTACAAATGGGCGCTGCGCACCGCGGACATGCTGGCGAACTACGATGTCTTTTGGTTCGAGGAGGCGCTGGTGCCCGACGCGCTCAACGATTACGTGGAGTTGCGCCGCCGCGCGCCATTGCCCATCGCCGGCGGCGAAGTGCTCACGCGCCGGCAAGCCTTTCAACCGTGGCTGCAGGCGGGCGCCTTCGACATCGTCCAACCCGACGTGACCAAAGTCGGCGGCATCAGCGAAGAACGTCGCATCGCGTGGATGGCGAAAGAGAATGGCGTGCGCTTCATTCCGCACGGGTGGAACACCGCTGTGGGTTTGGCCGCTGATTTACAACTGGCCTCGGCTTTTCCGGACACGGAACTCGTGGAGTACCTCACCGGATCGCCGTTCATCGACGAGATCGCCGGCGGCGGCTGGCGGCTGGATGCGGAAGGCATGCTAGCAATTCCCGACAAACCTGGACTCGGACTCGAACTGAATCGTGAGGCCGTAGCGAAATACACGCGCGGCGAACGGTTGTTGGATTAA
- a CDS encoding type II toxin-antitoxin system VapC family toxin, translating into MAANGQRRLALDTNLLLDLAAGENFALEFREVFQGRGYALFVPPTVGVELLWKQKYDPAKRQLAQHALLRMREWGIRTIELSDMKSALAEQFARRLLLNQLLPEGEFNDGMILGETAQSGIALLVTSDRHLLSIEEEALLLAFQDAGLSPVRAAHPKRLVRALR; encoded by the coding sequence ATGGCTGCAAACGGGCAACGGCGTCTCGCTCTCGACACAAATCTCCTGCTTGATTTGGCTGCTGGAGAGAACTTCGCGCTTGAATTTAGGGAGGTTTTTCAAGGGCGCGGCTATGCCTTATTCGTCCCGCCGACAGTCGGCGTGGAATTGCTTTGGAAACAGAAGTACGATCCCGCTAAACGCCAGCTTGCTCAACACGCGCTCCTCCGGATGAGAGAGTGGGGCATTCGCACGATCGAATTATCCGATATGAAGTCGGCGCTCGCAGAACAGTTTGCGCGTCGTCTGCTTCTCAATCAGTTGTTGCCGGAAGGGGAGTTCAACGACGGAATGATCCTGGGCGAAACGGCGCAAAGTGGGATCGCTCTGCTCGTGACTTCCGACAGACATCTGCTGAGCATCGAGGAAGAGGCCTTGTTGCTCGCGTTTCAGGACGCGGGCTTGTCACCGGTGCGTGCTGCGCATCCGAAGCGCCTGGTGCGCGCGTTACGCTGA